One genomic window of Struthio camelus isolate bStrCam1 chromosome 1, bStrCam1.hap1, whole genome shotgun sequence includes the following:
- the HMOX1 gene encoding heme oxygenase 1: protein MDTSQTHSSESMSRDLSELMKEATKEVHEQAENTLFMKNFQKGQVSLHEFKLVTASLYFIYSALEEEIERNKDNPVYAPVYFPVELHRKAALEKDLEYFYGSNWREEIPCPEATQKYVERLHYVGKNHPELLVAHAYTRYLGDLSGGQVLKKIAQKALQLPSTGEGLAFFTFDGVSNATKFKQLYRSRMNALEMDLATKKRVLEEAKKAFLLNIQVFEALQELVSKGQENGHPVQLKAELRARNANKSHEHGPGPGKEREKTNMRHTEMLPTTPLVRWILALSFLATTVAVGLFAM from the exons ATGGATACTTCCCAGACACACAGCTCTGAAAG CATGTCACGGGACCTGTCAGAACTCATGAAGGAAGCCACCAAGGAGGTGCACGAGCAGGCAGAGAATACACTCTTCATGAAAAATTTCCAGAAGGGGCAGGTGTCACTCCATGAATTTAAG CTGGTTACTGCCTCCCTGTATTTCATCTactctgctctggaggaagaGATCGAACGTAATAAGGACAACCCAGTTTATGCCCCTGTTTATTTTCCGGTGGAGCTGCACCGGAAAGCTGCCTTGGAGAAAGACTTGGAGTACTTCTATGGCAGCAATTGGAGGGAAGAGATCCCATGTCCTGAGGCTACTCAGAAATACGTAGAGAGACTCCATTACGTAGGCAAGAACCATCCAGAGCTCCTGGTGGCCCATGCCTACACTCGATACTTGGGAGACCTGTCTGGGGGGCAGGTGCTGAAGAAAATTGCCCAAAAGGCCCTGCAGCTGCCCAGCACTGGAGAAGGGCTGGCTTTCTTCACCTTCGATGGAGTCTCTAACGCCACCAAGTTCAAACAGCTCTATCGCTCCCGCATGAATGCCCTTGAGATGGATCTTGCCACTAAGAAAAGAGTCTTggaggaagccaagaaagcaTTCCTGCTTAATATACAA GTGTTTGAGGCACTGCAGGAGCTGGTGTCTAAGGGCCAGGAGAACGGTCATCCTGTGCAGCTGAAGGCAGAGCTTCGCGCAAGGAACGCTAACAAATCACATGAACATG GTCCAGGGcctgggaaagaaagagagaagacaaaTATGAGACACACAGAAATGCTACCCACCACTCCCCTTGTGCGGTGGATCCTTGCACTCAGCTTCCTAGCCACAACAGTCGCCGTGGGCTTATTTGCCATGTGA